The sequence GCAGACCGAAGAAGCCTTCACCGGTGGCGAGCATCGGGCTAGCCCCTACCTTCCGGTCCATTGCTTCGACGAGGAATGACAAATCTTCCTTGGTAAATGAAGTGCTTATGTGATGCTCCTGTGGCCCCGGATCATGGCGGGTCAAGCACTGCATGGGGCCGGGTGCAATGCTCGAGACTCTTGCGTCCGTTCAAGCCCCCGGCTCTTCCAGCAGATTCCTGAACACCTTCCCTTCCTTCTCAAGCTCCCGCTGTATCCCCAACAATGCCTCGTCTAGATGAATCGCATTGCGCCCTTTGGCGATAGTCGCTAGGGCCGCGAACTGCACCACGTTGACGATGTTCCCCCCGGACAATTCGAACCGCGCCAACTGCCCGGCCAGGCATTCACGATCTGTCTGGGCGGGGAGGGTGCGGTTCCAGATCGCGAGTCGTTCGTCCACGGCTGGGAAGGGGAAGCGGATGATCGCGTTGAAGCGGCGGAGGAAGGCTTCGTCGATGTTGGCGCGGAAGTTGGATGCGAGGATCACCAGGCCGTCGAATTCTTCCACCCGTTGCAGCAGGTAGCTGATTTCCTGGTTGGCGTAGCGGTCGTGGGCGTCCTTGACGCTGGTGCGCTTGCCGAACAGGGCGTCGGCCTCGTCGAAGAACAGGATCCATTCGCGGTTGCGCGCCTGGTCGAAGAGGGCGGCGAGGTTCTTTTCGGTTTCGCCAATGTACTTTGACACCACGCTGGACAGGTCAACACGGTACACCTCGCGGCCGGTGGCCTTGCCGAGCAGGGTCGCGGTAAGGGTCTTGCCGGTACCGGGCGGCCCGTGGAACAGCACGCGGTAGCCGGGGCGCAGGCGGCCGGCCATGCCCCAGTCGTGCATCAGGGTGCGGTGGTGGCGCACCCACTGCTCCAGTTCGGCGATGCGCTGCTGGACTTCCGTCTCGAGAATCAGGTCGTCCCAGTCGAGCGCGGTGCCGATGCGTCGAGCCGGGAAGCCGGCGCCGAAGGCGGGGGCCTGGGCTGTGCCGAGGGTGAGGCGTTCCACCCAGTCGCGGGCCATGACGATGCGGCCGGAAAGGATCGGCGCGCCGTCTCGGGCTTCCTCAAGGAGCAGCACGCCTTCGCGGGCGAACCAGTGCTCAGGGGAGAACAGCTGCTGCACCTCGAAGCGCCCGTCGAGGTTGTCGCCGGCGAGGAGGAAGGCGGCGGTCTCTCCGGTGGGAAGAAAGGTGCGACTGGCCTCGTCGCGCACGCCGCCGATCTCCGGGAAGTCGCCCTCGCGGGCCAGGGCGGTGCGGATTTCGTTGTCCAGTAGAGTGGGGCGTACGTGGGGGGCGAGGGCCAGCAGGAGCAGCACATATTCATCGAATGGTGGCTGCCGGTCGCGGATGAAAGTGCCTAGTGGCGAGCCGTCGTCGAAGAAGGTCAGGCGAAGTTCGCCGTCCGGAGCCAGTTCCTCGCCTTTGATGCGGGCACGGATCAGGCGTACCAGCACGTCGAATGCCGCGTCCAGGTTGGCGGCGTTTGAGCAGGGAGCGGGTTGGTTCATCTCTGGTTTCTCCAGCGGTCTGCACCTGTTGCTTCGCTCATACCCGAACGTCTCCGGCAGTGATCGCGTTGTAGGTCGAATTCACATGCCGTCGGCGTTTGCTGGCCTGGTCGGCCGGGCCTTTCTCCCATAGGCGCTCCTTCATGTTGGACTTGGAGGTGTAATTGCCGTGGTCATGGGACTCCGCCAGCAGCAGTTCACTGACGAAATAGGCGGTCACCTCGCCATGCTTCTCGATTGCCTTCAGCAGCAAACCGGGGCTGCCGCCATTGATGCTCGGCACGAAGGAGCTGGCTGTGGCCGGGGGCGGAGTGGCCATCTCGATCGTGACAGGTGGGTGAGCGGTCTTCTCGCGGAACCTGGTCCTGTCGGCAGGGTCTCGCTCGGCGTCGCCCCAGGTCACGACAATCCGTTGTGGGAAGACGTCCAGCGGCGCCGGCATTTTCCAGAAAGTGGTGACCGCTCGGTAGAAGAAAAGCTTGCCTTTGGTCTTGATGGCGGCCTTGGCCGGGCTCTCCACTTCGGCTTCCATCTTGCGGTTCATGCCTTGGGTGATCGGCACCAGGTTGTCGGCAGTACCTGGACCGTGGAGGTTGTCATTGAGCAGATGGCCGCGCACCCACTGGTGATTGGAGGAACCATCGGGTTTGGTATCCAGGGCCACGGCGTGTGACCAGCCGGGCGGGTTCTGATACGGGCTGGAGCCTTTGGTATTGCCGGACAGGTATGTCAGCGGCAGGGCATTGGTGGACTTGTCTCCGCCGGCATTGTGGGCGACCACCGTGCGCACCAGGGAGTCGTCCTCATTTTCGAAGCTGGCTTTTTCGAGGATGCGCTTGAGTGCATCGAGCTGGTTGCGGAAGTTTCGGATCTCCGAATTTACCGCGTTAGTGGCGGCTCGGTAGCCGGCCTTGTCCGCGGTGGACACCTTCTCACGAGCGGCGCGCAGTCGCTCCAGATCGTCTTCGCTTTTCACTACGAGCTTGTATTGGGCCAACGCTTCATTGGCGATGTTCTTCTGGTCGGCAGTGGCATTCGTGTCCTTCAGCTTGGTGTTGAGGAAATTTTCGATGGTGTCCGGCGTGGAGGCGATCATCAGGTCGGCTCGTTTGCCTTCGCCCCGGTAGTAAATCGAGTGATTTCCGCCATCCTTCGAGCGGAACTTGCGGCGTTCTTTCCACCACGAGACCAGTTCCTCGATTTTCTCCTTCGCCTTTTCCTTGACCTTCTTCGCCCCGCTCTTGACCTTCGCCACCACCTTCTTCGCGAAAGCGACCACCTTGTCCACCACCCAGTCGATGGCCTTGTTGATCGGCTTGGTGATGGTGGTAATGACGCCCTTGACCTGCTTGGCGATGTTGCCCAGGCCGAGCACCGAGGCGAACAGCGAGATTAGTACCGGCACCGAACGGGCCAGAGCGTTCTCCACGGCCAGGGTGACCTTGGCGAAGTTGCCAGCCGCGACCTCGGCGACAGCCTCGTAGACCGAGAGGATGAAGTCCTTGATCTGCTGGTAGCGCTCGACCAGGAACATCACCAGGTCGAACACCAGCTTGATCGCCTTGACGATGGCCGATGCCGGGTTGGTCAGCGACAGCAGCCAGACCACGCCCTCCTTGATCGCGGTGACGATCAGCCAGTTGCGGATTGCCGCCATCACCGTTTCCTTGAGGTTGGACAGCTGCGTCTTGATCTCTTCCCAGAGCACGCCGGGGCCTTCGGCGATCACCTTCTGCAGCAGCTCATAGCCCTTTTCCACCAGCTCGAACACCGGCGCGACGGCGGGCACCTTCTTGATCACACGCGCCTTGATGTTGGCGTAGGTCAGTCCCAGTACCTGCAGGACGATGCTGAGGATGCCGCGCGGGCTGAATTCGAACGGGCCGGTCAGGTTGACCTCGGACAGGGCGCCGGTCAGCCAGCCGATTACCCCGTCGATGAGGTGCTTCTTGATGTGCTTGAAGAAGTTGCCGAGGCCGTCGCCGACCGCGCCGAACAGTTTCTTGATGAAGCCCACCGGGTCCTTGAGGATCGACGTGATCGCCTTGCCGGCGCGGTCGAAGAAGTCGAACACCGGCTTGGAATCGACCCCGGCGATCTCGCAGGCCCCCTCGATGGCCGCCCGCAGCGCCTCGGCGAAATCGCCCTGGAGCACCGCGCCGGCCACCCGCACGGCGGTTTTCAGCGCGGTCTGGAAGGTCGAGAGGATCTTGTCGAGGGCGGCCGCGAGGGCATCGGCGAGCTTGGTGATGCCCTCGATGGCCGCGTCGGCGACGGTGTTCACGCCGTCGATGGCGGCATCGGTGACCGAGTCGATGCCGTCGTTGATGCGCTTGGCGAGGCCCGGGAAGGTGTCCTTCAGGTAGGTGTTGACCTTGTCCTTGGCCCAGTCGCGGAACTTGTCGAGCTTGTCCACCACCCAGTTGCGGGCATCGTTGATCAGCTTGATCGCGGCGTTCTTCACCTTTTCGATGATCTTCTTCACCGCGTTGCGCACGGCGGTGAAGACCTTGTCGATGGCGTCGGTGATGACCTTTACCGCTTTCTTGATCGCGCTCTTGACCCGGTCCCACCAGCTGTCGTTTTCCTGCGCCTTTTCCAGCTCCTTCTTCTTCTCGGCGGCCTGGCGTTCGCCCTCGACCTTCTCCTTCTCGGCGTCCTTCTCGCCCTGTTCCAGTTCGGACTTGGCCTTGCCTTCCTCGCTCTTGACGTGCTCGCCGATCTCCTTGCGCGCCTTGCCCTGTTCGCCGGCGGCGTCCTTGTTGAAGGCGTTGACGTGCTCGTAGGCCTCGCCGATGCCGTCGCCCTGCAGCTTGGCGACCTTGCCGCGATTGTCGATCACCAGCTTGCGCTGGGCGGCGTCAGTATCGGCATTGAGCTGGGCGGCGGCCTCCTGCGCGGTGTCTATCTCGCGATCCTTGTCGGTGTCGCGGGTGGTGGCGGCGTCCACCGTCTGGCCGCGTGCCTCGGCGAGGTTCGGCGTGAGGGTCTTGGCAATCCGCGCGTCGGCGTTGTCGCGCACGTCCTGCGGCAGCGGCGCGGCGGCGTAAGCGGCGACATTGTCGTCGGCCTGCGGGTCGATTGGTCGCCGCCGCTTCCGGGGAGACGGCGACCGGGCGCTGCTCGTCGAGCATCCGCGGCTGGATGTTGGCCTGTCCGGGATTATTGCGGAACGCCGTGACCTGGGCGTCGCGCTGGCCCTTCATTGCCGTGGTCGCTTCCTCGCGTGGGGTGTCCATGCGCCCGGGGTCGGCCTCGCCGGCGAGCGACACGGAGGGCCGCTCGCCGGCCGAGGTGTCGATGTTGTCGTCGGTGGTGCGGATGCCTTTGACGAACTTCCTGAGGAAGTTCATGAAGCGATCCCAGAACGAGCCGGAATCCTCTTCCTCCAGTTCCTTCTCGCGCTCGGCGTTGCCCCGGAACGGCTGCGGCGAGCCTTCGGACACCGTCTGCAGGCCGCCCGGGTCCGGCCCGCTGACGCCATCGCCGAGCTCGGTATCGCCGGGGATCGGGATCTCTTCCGCGCTTGCCAGCGGTACATCGACGCTGCCGGCGGTCTTCGCCTCCAGCACCGGCGGGTTATCCACGATTTCCTGTTGCTCGGACTTCATCTTGCCGTCGATGGTCGGGCCGAGCTCGGGTTGGGTGACGGCCATGGCCGACGGGCTGGCGTCGATGAATTTCGTCGTTGCCTCGTCGGAGCTGCCCGATAGCTCGGCCTTTTCCACCACCGCCACCTGCTCGGCCGGACCTGCATCGGCGGGCGGCGGCAGGCTCAGGTCGGGTTCGGGCAGCGCTTCGCCCAGCAGATCGCCGGGCGGGGGCGGCACTTCGCTTTCGAGATCGACGCTGTCCACGGTCGGGCCACGGTCTTCTGCCGGCGGCGCCTCCTTCTTCGCTTCGGCGGACGGTGCTGCTTCCGCGCCTGCCTCGGCGATTTCCGTCGGCTCGCGGCCCACCGTAACCATTGGCGCCGGTGGCAGGTTGAGCTTGCCCACCGGGTCGAGGAAGTGGTTCCAGTGCTCCAGTTCGTGCCAGCGTTCCTGCACCTGGCCGCCGAGGTTGTCCTCGCCGGCGGTGTTGCCGTTGATGGTGGCGACGCGGGTCAGTTTCTGCGGCTTGCCTTCGGCGTCCTTGCGGCTCTCCAGGCCGGTGACCATGGCGAAGTGGTTGTTCGGTAGCACGTCGATGGCGATGTCGCCCTTGCGCGGCAGCTCGCCGGCCGGGCGCAGCTTGAGAGCGTCGAGAGCCGGCGCGCCGAGCTTCCAGTCGGGGATCGGCAGGCCGGCCTTTTTCATCGCCCACCAGGTGAAGATGCCGCACCAGCTGGGCAGCGCGTCCATGCGGGTTTTATTACCGTCCTTGTCGGTCTTCTCGATGGTGGTGATCTTATCGATCACCTGCTCGCTGACGACCGGGCCGCCGAACGCCGTGGAGAAGTATTCGCGCAGGCGTTCCCAGCCGACGCGCTTGCCATCGGCGCCGGATTTTTTCGCATTGACCTTGCCGATCTCGCCACGCGCCAGGCGGATCGCCTCGATGATCTCCGGTCGCACCTGGTAGCTGTCGGCGTTCTCAGTGGGGGAGAGGCTGACCACGTCCTTGTCGCCGCCTTCAGCTTCGGGCTGCACCGCACCCTGCTGGATGGTGTGGGTCAGTTCGTGGGCGAGCAGGTGCTGGCCGGAGCGGGAGTCCGGGGCGAACTTGCCCTCGTTGAAGAAGATGTCGTTGCCACGGGTGAAGGCCTGCGCCTTGAGCGACTGGGCCAGCAGCACGGCGGGGGCGTCGGTATGGATGCGTACGCCGTCCAGTTTGGCGCCAAACTGCGCTTCCATCTTCTCGCGCACCGGGCCGGGCAGGGGATTGCCGCCGCCGCGGGAGGCGCGAATCTGACGCGCCACTTCGGCCGAAGGCGACGTGCCGCCGCCGTTGGAGCGGGCCTGTAGTTCCTCGTCTTCTTCCTTGGCCTGGGCCAGTTCTTCATCGGGCTGCTCACCCTTGGCTTGCAGTTCTTCTTCCTTGCCATCGGCCTTGGCTTGTACTGCTTCGTCCTTTTCTTCCCTGGCCTGGACTTCCTCTTTTTCCTCGGTCTTGGCCTGGACCTTCTCCGGTTCCTCCTCGGCTTTCGTCTGGATTTCCTTCTCTTCCGGCGC is a genomic window of Pseudomonas knackmussii B13 containing:
- a CDS encoding eCIS core domain-containing protein — protein: MKTAVSPQHKASTSEAKGGGGARKPFFSNVATQAKEDELQARMKVGRPGDRYELEADRVADQVVDGKRAGVGLAAGVTPLAQRVAEENEELQAKAGEEEQAPEEKEIQTKAEEEPEKVQAKTEEKEEVQAREEKDEAVQAKADGKEEELQAKGEQPDEELAQAKEEDEELQARSNGGGTSPSAEVARQIRASRGGGNPLPGPVREKMEAQFGAKLDGVRIHTDAPAVLLAQSLKAQAFTRGNDIFFNEGKFAPDSRSGQHLLAHELTHTIQQGAVQPEAEGGDKDVVSLSPTENADSYQVRPEIIEAIRLARGEIGKVNAKKSGADGKRVGWERLREYFSTAFGGPVVSEQVIDKITTIEKTDKDGNKTRMDALPSWCGIFTWWAMKKAGLPIPDWKLGAPALDALKLRPAGELPRKGDIAIDVLPNNHFAMVTGLESRKDAEGKPQKLTRVATINGNTAGEDNLGGQVQERWHELEHWNHFLDPVGKLNLPPAPMVTVGREPTEIAEAGAEAAPSAEAKKEAPPAEDRGPTVDSVDLESEVPPPPGDLLGEALPEPDLSLPPPADAGPAEQVAVVEKAELSGSSDEATTKFIDASPSAMAVTQPELGPTIDGKMKSEQQEIVDNPPVLEAKTAGSVDVPLASAEEIPIPGDTELGDGVSGPDPGGLQTVSEGSPQPFRGNAEREKELEEEDSGSFWDRFMNFLRKFVKGIRTTDDNIDTSAGERPSVSLAGEADPGRMDTPREEATTAMKGQRDAQVTAFRNNPGQANIQPRMLDEQRPVAVSPEAAATNRPAGRRQCRRLRRRAAAAGRARQRRRADCQDPHAEPRRGTRPDGGRRHHPRHRQGSRDRHRAGGRRPAQCRY
- a CDS encoding ATP-binding protein, with product MNQPAPCSNAANLDAAFDVLVRLIRARIKGEELAPDGELRLTFFDDGSPLGTFIRDRQPPFDEYVLLLLALAPHVRPTLLDNEIRTALAREGDFPEIGGVRDEASRTFLPTGETAAFLLAGDNLDGRFEVQQLFSPEHWFAREGVLLLEEARDGAPILSGRIVMARDWVERLTLGTAQAPAFGAGFPARRIGTALDWDDLILETEVQQRIAELEQWVRHHRTLMHDWGMAGRLRPGYRVLFHGPPGTGKTLTATLLGKATGREVYRVDLSSVVSKYIGETEKNLAALFDQARNREWILFFDEADALFGKRTSVKDAHDRYANQEISYLLQRVEEFDGLVILASNFRANIDEAFLRRFNAIIRFPFPAVDERLAIWNRTLPAQTDRECLAGQLARFELSGGNIVNVVQFAALATIAKGRNAIHLDEALLGIQRELEKEGKVFRNLLEEPGA